From Pan paniscus chromosome 6, NHGRI_mPanPan1-v2.0_pri, whole genome shotgun sequence, one genomic window encodes:
- the LOC129392955 gene encoding mpv17-like protein isoform X1, with amino-acid sequence MDPCMGVGRAPFKRSAPRTARGLRIGRRELGVCGSLNRSGASGGGRCRRGLLQCSSCWRLGRPGRGAGRRRPRGLLIAGAHSADMAGWWPALSRAARRHPWPTDVLLYGSLVSAGDALQQRLQGREDNWRQTRRVATLVVTFHANFNYVWLGLLERALPGRAPHAVLAKLLCDQVVGAPIAVSAFYVGMSILQGKDDIFLDLKQKFWNTYLSLMLSPRLECSGMISAHCNLHLPGSRILLPQPPK; translated from the exons ATGGACCCATGCATGGGGGTGGGCCGGGCACCTTTCAAACGTTCAGCCCCCAGGACGGCCCGTGGCCTCCGGATTGGACGGCGCGAGCTGGGTGTGTGTGGGTCGCTCAATCGCTCCGGAGCTTCTGGAGGGGGCAGATGCAGGCGCGGGCTGCTGCAGTGCAGTAGCtgctggaggctggggaggcccGGACGCGGTGCAGGAAGACGCCGACCACGCGGGCTCCTGATCGCGGGCGCCCACAGCGCGGACATGGCGGGCTGGTGGCCGGCGTTGTCGCGCGCGGCCCGGCGCCACCCGTGGCCCACCGACGTGCTGCTTTACGGCTCGCTTGTCTCGGCCGGGGACGCGCTGCAACAGCGGCTGCAGGGCCGCGAGGACAACTGGCGCCAGACGCGGCGCGTGGCCACGTTGGTGGTGACCTTCCACGCCAACTTCAACTACGTGTGGCTGGGCCTGCTGGAGCGCGCGCTCCCGGGCCGAGCGCCGCACGCCGTGCTGGCCAAGTTGCTGTGCGACCAGGTGGTCGGTGCGCCCATCGCGGTCTCGGCCTTCTATGTCG GTATGAGCATTCTCCAAGGAAAGGATGACATATTTTTGGACctgaaacagaaattctggaataCCTATCTG agcctcatgctgtctcccaggctggagtgcagtggcatgatctcagctcactgtaacctccacctcccgggttcaaggattctcctgcctcagcctcccaagtag
- the LOC129392955 gene encoding mpv17-like protein isoform X3, translating into MDPCMGVGRAPFKRSAPRTARGLRIGRRELGVCGSLNRSGASGGGRCRRGLLQCSSCWRLGRPGRGAGRRRPRGLLIAGAHSADMAGWWPALSRAARRHPWPTDVLLYGSLVSAGDALQQRLQGREDNWRQTRRVATLVVTFHANFNYVWLGLLERALPGRAPHAVLAKLLCDQVVGAPIAVSAFYVGMSILQGKDDIFLDLKQKFWNTYLTEPHAVSQAGVQWHDLSSL; encoded by the exons ATGGACCCATGCATGGGGGTGGGCCGGGCACCTTTCAAACGTTCAGCCCCCAGGACGGCCCGTGGCCTCCGGATTGGACGGCGCGAGCTGGGTGTGTGTGGGTCGCTCAATCGCTCCGGAGCTTCTGGAGGGGGCAGATGCAGGCGCGGGCTGCTGCAGTGCAGTAGCtgctggaggctggggaggcccGGACGCGGTGCAGGAAGACGCCGACCACGCGGGCTCCTGATCGCGGGCGCCCACAGCGCGGACATGGCGGGCTGGTGGCCGGCGTTGTCGCGCGCGGCCCGGCGCCACCCGTGGCCCACCGACGTGCTGCTTTACGGCTCGCTTGTCTCGGCCGGGGACGCGCTGCAACAGCGGCTGCAGGGCCGCGAGGACAACTGGCGCCAGACGCGGCGCGTGGCCACGTTGGTGGTGACCTTCCACGCCAACTTCAACTACGTGTGGCTGGGCCTGCTGGAGCGCGCGCTCCCGGGCCGAGCGCCGCACGCCGTGCTGGCCAAGTTGCTGTGCGACCAGGTGGTCGGTGCGCCCATCGCGGTCTCGGCCTTCTATGTCG GTATGAGCATTCTCCAAGGAAAGGATGACATATTTTTGGACctgaaacagaaattctggaataCCTATCTG acagagcctcatgctgtctcccaggctggagtgcagtggcatgatctcagctcactgtaa
- the LOC129392955 gene encoding mpv17-like protein isoform X4 → MDPCMGVGRAPFKRSAPRTARGLRIGRRELGVCGSLNRSGASGGGRCRRGLLQCSSCWRLGRPGRGAGRRRPRGLLIAGAHSADMAGWWPALSRAARRHPWPTDVLLYGSLVSAGDALQQRLQGREDNWRQTRRVATLVVTFHANFNYVWLGLLERALPGRAPHAVLAKLLCDQVVGAPIAVSAFYVGMSILQGKDDIFLDLKQKFWNTYLSLSVTQAGV, encoded by the exons ATGGACCCATGCATGGGGGTGGGCCGGGCACCTTTCAAACGTTCAGCCCCCAGGACGGCCCGTGGCCTCCGGATTGGACGGCGCGAGCTGGGTGTGTGTGGGTCGCTCAATCGCTCCGGAGCTTCTGGAGGGGGCAGATGCAGGCGCGGGCTGCTGCAGTGCAGTAGCtgctggaggctggggaggcccGGACGCGGTGCAGGAAGACGCCGACCACGCGGGCTCCTGATCGCGGGCGCCCACAGCGCGGACATGGCGGGCTGGTGGCCGGCGTTGTCGCGCGCGGCCCGGCGCCACCCGTGGCCCACCGACGTGCTGCTTTACGGCTCGCTTGTCTCGGCCGGGGACGCGCTGCAACAGCGGCTGCAGGGCCGCGAGGACAACTGGCGCCAGACGCGGCGCGTGGCCACGTTGGTGGTGACCTTCCACGCCAACTTCAACTACGTGTGGCTGGGCCTGCTGGAGCGCGCGCTCCCGGGCCGAGCGCCGCACGCCGTGCTGGCCAAGTTGCTGTGCGACCAGGTGGTCGGTGCGCCCATCGCGGTCTCGGCCTTCTATGTCG GTATGAGCATTCTCCAAGGAAAGGATGACATATTTTTGGACctgaaacagaaattctggaataCCTATCTG tctctctctgttacccaggctggagtgtag
- the LOC129392955 gene encoding mpv17-like protein isoform X2 — protein MDPCMGVGRAPFKRSAPRTARGLRIGRRELGVCGSLNRSGASGGGRCRRGLLQCSSCWRLGRPGRGAGRRRPRGLLIAGAHSADMAGWWPALSRAARRHPWPTDVLLYGSLVSAGDALQQRLQGREDNWRQTRRVATLVVTFHANFNYVWLGLLERALPGRAPHAVLAKLLCDQVVGAPIAVSAFYVGMSILQGKDDIFLDLKQKFWNTYLVWQQQLQLIFLFIWQSLCVIFIFEK, from the exons ATGGACCCATGCATGGGGGTGGGCCGGGCACCTTTCAAACGTTCAGCCCCCAGGACGGCCCGTGGCCTCCGGATTGGACGGCGCGAGCTGGGTGTGTGTGGGTCGCTCAATCGCTCCGGAGCTTCTGGAGGGGGCAGATGCAGGCGCGGGCTGCTGCAGTGCAGTAGCtgctggaggctggggaggcccGGACGCGGTGCAGGAAGACGCCGACCACGCGGGCTCCTGATCGCGGGCGCCCACAGCGCGGACATGGCGGGCTGGTGGCCGGCGTTGTCGCGCGCGGCCCGGCGCCACCCGTGGCCCACCGACGTGCTGCTTTACGGCTCGCTTGTCTCGGCCGGGGACGCGCTGCAACAGCGGCTGCAGGGCCGCGAGGACAACTGGCGCCAGACGCGGCGCGTGGCCACGTTGGTGGTGACCTTCCACGCCAACTTCAACTACGTGTGGCTGGGCCTGCTGGAGCGCGCGCTCCCGGGCCGAGCGCCGCACGCCGTGCTGGCCAAGTTGCTGTGCGACCAGGTGGTCGGTGCGCCCATCGCGGTCTCGGCCTTCTATGTCG GTATGAGCATTCTCCAAGGAAAGGATGACATATTTTTGGACctgaaacagaaattctggaataCCTATCTG GTCTGGCAGCAACAACTTCagttaatatttctgtttatctggCAAAGTCTTtgtgttatcttcatttttgaaaaataa
- the LOC129392955 gene encoding mpv17-like protein isoform X5, protein MDPCMGVGRAPFKRSAPRTARGLRIGRRELGVCGSLNRSGASGGGRCRRGLLQCSSCWRLGRPGRGAGRRRPRGLLIAGAHSADMAGWWPALSRAARRHPWPTDVLLYGSLVSAGDALQQRLQGREDNWRQTRRVATLVVTFHANFNYVWLGLLERALPGRAPHAVLAKLLCDQVVGAPIAVSAFYVGMSILQGKDDIFLDLKQKFWNTYLESQEE, encoded by the exons ATGGACCCATGCATGGGGGTGGGCCGGGCACCTTTCAAACGTTCAGCCCCCAGGACGGCCCGTGGCCTCCGGATTGGACGGCGCGAGCTGGGTGTGTGTGGGTCGCTCAATCGCTCCGGAGCTTCTGGAGGGGGCAGATGCAGGCGCGGGCTGCTGCAGTGCAGTAGCtgctggaggctggggaggcccGGACGCGGTGCAGGAAGACGCCGACCACGCGGGCTCCTGATCGCGGGCGCCCACAGCGCGGACATGGCGGGCTGGTGGCCGGCGTTGTCGCGCGCGGCCCGGCGCCACCCGTGGCCCACCGACGTGCTGCTTTACGGCTCGCTTGTCTCGGCCGGGGACGCGCTGCAACAGCGGCTGCAGGGCCGCGAGGACAACTGGCGCCAGACGCGGCGCGTGGCCACGTTGGTGGTGACCTTCCACGCCAACTTCAACTACGTGTGGCTGGGCCTGCTGGAGCGCGCGCTCCCGGGCCGAGCGCCGCACGCCGTGCTGGCCAAGTTGCTGTGCGACCAGGTGGTCGGTGCGCCCATCGCGGTCTCGGCCTTCTATGTCG GTATGAGCATTCTCCAAGGAAAGGATGACATATTTTTGGACctgaaacagaaattctggaataCCTATCTG